A genomic region of Synechococcus sp. NOUM97013 contains the following coding sequences:
- the rplD gene encoding 50S ribosomal protein L4 yields MANCVVRDWQGKEAGKASLDLKVAKESTALDLMHRAVLRQQAHSRQGTASTLTRSEVRGGGRKPYKQKGTGRARQGSIRTPLRPGGGIVFGPKPRTYNLAMNRKERRLALRTALMARIDDVTVVKDFGASLEAPKTREVLDALGRLGIAADAKVLIVLTSPSETVRRSVRNLEKVKLIAADQLNVFDLLHANALVLGEEALATIQEVYGDD; encoded by the coding sequence ATGGCCAATTGTGTTGTTCGTGATTGGCAAGGGAAGGAAGCCGGCAAGGCCTCCCTCGACCTGAAGGTGGCCAAGGAATCCACCGCTCTCGACCTGATGCATCGCGCTGTGCTGCGTCAGCAGGCTCACAGCCGTCAGGGCACTGCCAGCACCCTCACCCGCTCGGAAGTGCGCGGTGGCGGTCGTAAGCCCTACAAGCAGAAGGGCACCGGTCGCGCCCGTCAGGGTTCGATCCGCACCCCCCTGCGTCCCGGTGGCGGCATCGTGTTCGGACCGAAACCCCGCACCTACAACCTTGCGATGAATCGCAAGGAGCGTCGTCTGGCCCTGCGCACTGCGCTGATGGCTCGCATTGATGACGTCACCGTGGTGAAGGATTTCGGTGCATCACTCGAAGCCCCCAAGACCCGCGAAGTCCTCGATGCGCTGGGTCGCTTGGGCATTGCGGCTGACGCCAAGGTGCTGATCGTGCTCACTTCACCGTCTGAGACAGTCCGTCGCTCCGTGCGCAATCTCGAGAAGGTGAAGCTGATCGCCGCAGATCAGCTCAACGTCTTCGATCTGCTCCACGCCAACGCGTTGGTGCTGGGCGAAGAGGCACTCGCAACCATCCAGGAGGTCTACGGAGATGACTGA
- the rplC gene encoding 50S ribosomal protein L3 — MSIGILGKKLGMSQFFDEQGKAVPVTLIEAGPCRITQLKTTETDGYEAVQIGFGETRDKLVNKPAKGHLAKSGDEVLRHLREYRVDDLSGLELGGAITVGDFEAGQKVDVSGDTMGRGFAGYQKRHGFSRGPMTHGSKNHREPGSTGAGTTPGRIYPGKRMAGRYGGKKTTTRALTILKVDSARNLLVVKGSVPGKPGSLLNIRPANRVGAKPAKGGK, encoded by the coding sequence ATGTCCATCGGCATCCTTGGGAAGAAGCTGGGTATGTCCCAGTTCTTCGATGAGCAAGGCAAAGCCGTCCCGGTCACCTTGATCGAGGCGGGCCCTTGCCGGATCACCCAACTCAAGACAACAGAAACTGACGGCTATGAGGCCGTCCAGATCGGCTTCGGCGAAACGCGCGACAAGCTGGTCAACAAGCCCGCCAAGGGTCACCTCGCCAAGTCAGGTGATGAGGTGCTCCGTCATTTGCGTGAGTACCGCGTCGACGACCTGAGCGGTCTCGAGCTGGGTGGCGCTATCACCGTTGGTGATTTCGAAGCCGGCCAGAAGGTTGACGTTAGTGGCGACACCATGGGCCGTGGTTTCGCTGGTTATCAGAAGCGCCACGGCTTCAGCCGTGGCCCGATGACGCACGGTTCCAAGAATCACCGCGAACCCGGTTCGACGGGTGCAGGCACCACCCCCGGTCGGATCTACCCCGGCAAGCGGATGGCTGGTCGCTACGGCGGCAAGAAGACCACGACACGCGCGCTGACCATCCTCAAAGTGGACAGTGCTCGCAACCTGCTTGTCGTCAAAGGCTCCGTACCCGGCAAGCCCGGTTCACTGCTGAACATCCGTCCCGCCAATCGCGTGGGTGCCAAGCCCGCCAAAGGAGGTAAGTGA
- a CDS encoding NAD(P)H-quinone oxidoreductase subunit N translates to MPLLLSGRGFRRELESAGVMAVHAPLEGGAETRLLRRLRAAGYRTQITSARGLGDPEVFLFQKHGIRPPHLGHQSVGRGAAVGEVQEVMPQLGEALLGDKPVVLWLLEGQVLSRSELLSLCDLCRREPRLKIVVEMGGARSLRWQPLSQLLGV, encoded by the coding sequence ATGCCGTTGCTGCTTTCAGGTCGGGGCTTCCGCCGTGAACTGGAGTCGGCTGGAGTGATGGCGGTGCATGCCCCTCTTGAGGGCGGTGCTGAGACGCGACTGCTGCGACGCCTGCGCGCCGCCGGGTATCGCACGCAGATCACCTCCGCGCGAGGCCTGGGTGATCCTGAAGTCTTTTTGTTCCAGAAACACGGGATCCGACCGCCACACCTTGGCCACCAGAGCGTTGGTCGTGGTGCCGCTGTTGGTGAGGTGCAGGAAGTGATGCCTCAGCTCGGAGAAGCATTGCTTGGCGACAAGCCCGTTGTCCTTTGGTTGCTGGAGGGTCAGGTGCTTTCGCGCTCGGAGCTTTTGTCGCTGTGCGATCTCTGTCGCCGTGAGCCACGTTTGAAGATTGTGGTGGAGATGGGTGGAGCCAGAAGTCTGCGTTGGCAACCCTTAAGCCAGCTTCTTGGGGTCTGA
- a CDS encoding LdpA C-terminal domain-containing domain: protein MTTSAPRLSGDDALAQGRWVKLICGASNQDLASIADLCALYAVAGVHCVDVAADLAVVRAARLGLQWAFEHTGQRPWLMVSVSDGADAHFRKAAFDPTLCPSDCPRPCEAVCPAEAIDAEAGVVRDRCYGCGRCLPACPLGLIAASDHRVGLQDLGPVLEQLRPDALEIHTAPGRLDDFQRMVDQVVAAAIPLRRLAVSCGLEGHGLNPEGLIRELWGRHQVLRRLALKPLWQLDGRPMSGDVGLGTARAALRLWQQVRTSAPPGPLQLAGGTNAATLDLLDGLGIPRSQGPAGVAFGGRARALVQPLLQEAEARQCSLRDWPEGWSQALELARSLVDPWLARGLTPQQQPESC, encoded by the coding sequence TTGACAACCAGCGCTCCACGCCTTTCCGGTGACGACGCCCTTGCACAGGGGCGTTGGGTCAAGCTGATTTGCGGTGCCAGTAACCAGGACCTGGCATCTATTGCCGACCTCTGCGCTCTCTACGCCGTTGCCGGCGTCCATTGTGTTGATGTGGCGGCCGATCTCGCGGTCGTGCGAGCGGCGCGCCTGGGGCTCCAATGGGCTTTTGAACACACGGGCCAGCGTCCATGGCTGATGGTCAGTGTCAGCGATGGTGCTGATGCGCATTTCCGCAAAGCTGCGTTTGATCCCACTCTCTGTCCATCGGATTGCCCGAGACCCTGCGAGGCGGTTTGTCCTGCGGAGGCCATCGATGCGGAGGCGGGAGTGGTTCGGGATCGTTGCTATGGCTGCGGGCGCTGTCTACCCGCCTGCCCGCTTGGGCTGATCGCAGCATCGGATCATCGCGTCGGTCTTCAGGACCTTGGCCCCGTGCTGGAGCAGTTGCGTCCGGATGCTCTTGAGATTCACACCGCTCCCGGACGTCTGGATGATTTTCAACGCATGGTGGATCAAGTTGTCGCTGCTGCGATTCCGTTGCGGCGGCTTGCCGTGAGCTGTGGGCTCGAGGGGCATGGCTTGAATCCCGAGGGTCTGATCCGTGAGCTTTGGGGCCGCCATCAGGTGCTGCGCCGTTTGGCTTTGAAGCCCCTCTGGCAGCTGGATGGGCGCCCGATGAGCGGTGATGTGGGCCTCGGGACGGCGAGGGCTGCGCTGCGGCTTTGGCAGCAGGTGCGCACCAGCGCGCCGCCGGGGCCTCTGCAATTAGCAGGAGGAACGAATGCGGCCACACTTGACCTGCTCGATGGTCTCGGCATCCCACGCAGCCAAGGTCCTGCCGGTGTTGCCTTCGGTGGCAGGGCACGTGCACTGGTGCAGCCTCTTCTGCAGGAGGCTGAAGCGCGTCAATGCAGTCTCCGCGACTGGCCTGAGGGATGGTCTCAGGCTCTCGAGCTGGCACGCAGCTTGGTGGATCCATGGCTGGCCCGTGGCCTGACACCCCAGCAGCAGCCTGAGTCCTGCTAG
- a CDS encoding AAA family ATPase, with translation MSTERITDDLQRLLALLPALVQDALEPDDRRDQLLEVVLDLGRVPEARYPGRSIALGSRCLERQDLQEVVNRLGQFGADNRAGIERTLHRISAIRNRRGEVIGLTCRVGRAVFGTVAMVRDLLDTGRSLLLMGRPGVGKTTALREIARVLADDLQKRVVVIDTSNEIAGDGDIPHPAIGRARRMQVARPELQHQVMIEAVENHMPEVIVIDEIGTELEAQAARTIAERGVMLVATAHGNALANLIKNPTLCDLVGGIESVTLGDEEARRRRTQKTVLERAAEPTFPLAVEMHTRDRWAVHEDVGRTVDLLLRGQNPRPQQRELLEDGQVRLVMSEPSELRPPQRRPALAVVPMPDPRQGRTSSRRAGDTPSTDAETHPVDGDAVATQSPSTTVADLQVLCCGLSRQRLEEAVRCHRWPVQAVDDLADADVLLSVRQGLGRQPALRRQAREAGVPILVIKSDSLAQVERALERLLSRRRSASSDQDPASTSASPDRGDALAALEECRLAVEQIVMPEGRPVELLPRSEAVLQMQADLVSRYSLSSDVYGPSDQRRLRVFPP, from the coding sequence ATGAGCACCGAGCGAATTACCGATGACCTGCAGCGCCTGTTGGCGCTCTTGCCAGCCTTGGTTCAGGACGCGCTGGAACCCGATGACCGGCGTGATCAGCTCCTCGAGGTGGTCCTGGATCTGGGCCGGGTGCCTGAGGCGCGTTATCCGGGACGTTCCATTGCGCTGGGCAGTCGTTGTCTTGAACGTCAGGATCTGCAGGAGGTGGTGAACCGTCTCGGTCAGTTTGGTGCTGATAACCGGGCCGGCATCGAGAGGACCCTGCACCGCATCAGCGCGATTCGCAATCGCCGTGGAGAGGTGATTGGCCTCACTTGCAGGGTTGGCCGTGCTGTGTTCGGCACCGTTGCCATGGTTCGTGATCTGTTGGACACCGGACGCTCGCTGTTGCTGATGGGCCGCCCGGGTGTGGGCAAGACCACGGCATTGCGCGAAATTGCCAGGGTGCTTGCGGATGACCTGCAGAAACGCGTGGTAGTGATCGACACAAGCAATGAGATCGCTGGCGATGGTGATATTCCGCACCCAGCCATCGGTCGTGCACGTCGGATGCAGGTGGCCAGGCCGGAGCTTCAACACCAGGTGATGATCGAAGCGGTGGAAAACCACATGCCTGAGGTCATCGTCATCGATGAAATCGGCACGGAACTGGAAGCCCAGGCGGCTCGCACCATTGCCGAGCGTGGCGTGATGCTGGTGGCCACAGCTCATGGCAACGCCCTTGCCAATTTGATCAAGAACCCCACGCTCTGTGATTTGGTTGGGGGCATTGAGTCCGTCACGCTCGGTGATGAGGAGGCCAGGCGCCGCCGCACCCAGAAGACCGTGCTTGAGAGGGCCGCAGAGCCGACTTTCCCGCTGGCGGTGGAGATGCACACCCGTGACCGCTGGGCTGTGCATGAGGACGTGGGACGCACGGTGGATTTGCTGTTGCGTGGCCAGAACCCCAGGCCTCAGCAGCGTGAACTCCTCGAGGACGGCCAGGTGCGTCTGGTGATGTCTGAGCCGTCGGAGCTCCGGCCACCGCAGCGTCGTCCTGCTCTTGCCGTGGTTCCAATGCCCGATCCAAGGCAAGGACGCACCAGCTCCCGCCGCGCCGGCGACACGCCTTCAACTGATGCTGAAACTCATCCAGTGGATGGCGACGCCGTCGCGACTCAGTCTCCGTCCACGACGGTCGCCGACCTGCAGGTGCTCTGCTGTGGGCTCAGTCGTCAGCGCCTCGAGGAAGCCGTGCGCTGCCATCGATGGCCTGTGCAGGCGGTGGACGATCTGGCCGATGCCGATGTCCTTCTGAGCGTCCGACAGGGGCTCGGTCGTCAGCCCGCCTTGCGTCGTCAGGCCCGAGAGGCTGGTGTGCCGATCTTGGTGATCAAGTCGGACTCGCTGGCCCAGGTGGAACGGGCTCTGGAACGTCTGCTCAGTCGCCGGCGCAGCGCCAGTTCGGATCAAGACCCTGCATCCACATCTGCCTCCCCGGATCGCGGAGATGCTCTGGCTGCGCTTGAAGAATGCCGACTGGCGGTTGAGCAGATTGTGATGCCGGAGGGGCGGCCTGTGGAGTTGCTCCCACGCAGCGAAGCCGTGTTGCAGATGCAGGCAGACCTTGTGTCTCGCTACAGCCTGAGCAGTGATGTTTATGGCCCCTCTGATCAGCGCAGACTCAGAGTTTTCCCCCCCTGA
- a CDS encoding HAD family hydrolase, with amino-acid sequence MPAADLLVFDFDGVIVNGMQEYWWSARRALLRLQPQSSLQESVPEAFCQLRPWIHHGWEMVLMAALLSEADGPLQQRGVMTFVGDYDRQCKAALARFGWEPSLLQATLEAVRADAVEADRDGWLALHQPYPDVPDRLKALAEEGIAWSVLTTKGKAFTAELLAAMGLVPARLDGHESGPKPEVLLRLAEQWHLRGFVEDRRPTLESVRATAGLAELPCWLVSWGYLQPADSQQLPSGIRLLSRDRFVSPLAEWP; translated from the coding sequence GTGCCCGCTGCCGATCTCCTGGTCTTCGATTTCGACGGGGTGATCGTGAATGGCATGCAGGAATACTGGTGGAGTGCCAGGCGTGCGTTGTTGAGGCTGCAACCCCAGTCCTCACTCCAGGAGAGCGTTCCTGAAGCGTTCTGCCAGCTCAGGCCCTGGATCCATCACGGCTGGGAGATGGTGCTGATGGCTGCACTGCTGTCAGAAGCGGATGGGCCTCTCCAGCAACGCGGTGTGATGACGTTCGTCGGTGACTACGACCGACAGTGCAAGGCCGCACTCGCGCGTTTCGGTTGGGAGCCGTCATTGCTGCAGGCGACCCTTGAAGCGGTGCGCGCCGATGCGGTGGAGGCTGATCGCGACGGCTGGCTGGCTTTGCATCAGCCTTATCCCGATGTCCCCGATCGTTTGAAGGCTCTGGCTGAAGAGGGCATCGCCTGGTCTGTGCTCACCACCAAGGGAAAGGCTTTCACCGCGGAGCTGCTGGCCGCGATGGGGCTCGTGCCCGCCCGTCTCGATGGTCATGAGTCGGGCCCGAAGCCGGAGGTGCTGTTGCGCTTGGCCGAGCAGTGGCATCTGCGCGGCTTCGTTGAAGATCGTCGCCCCACCCTTGAGAGCGTGCGTGCCACTGCAGGCCTGGCTGAGCTTCCGTGCTGGCTTGTCAGCTGGGGTTATCTGCAGCCCGCGGACTCTCAACAGCTTCCCAGCGGCATTCGCCTGCTGAGTCGAGATCGCTTCGTTTCCCCCTTGGCGGAGTGGCCCTGA
- the recA gene encoding recombinase RecA: MPADVKASQSSGGDVRPGERDKALNLVLGQIERNFGKGSIMRLGDASRMRVETISTGALTLDLALGGGYPKGRVVEVYGPESSGKTTLTLHAIAEVQRRGGVAAFVDAEHALDPVYAASLGVDIENLLVSQPDTGEMALEIVDQLVRSAAVDIVVVDSVAALTPRAEIEGEMGDLAVGSQARLMSQAMRKITGNIGKSGCTVIFLNQLRLKIGVTYGNPETTTGGNALKFYASVRLDIRRIQTLKRGTEEYGIRAKVKVAKNKVAPPFRIAEFDILFGRGISTLGCLLDLAEETGVVTRKGAWYSYEGDNIGQGRDNTIGWLEQNPEAKEAIEVLVRQKLTEGSEVTSNSMRPLAAAARSAASKTAGKSEAAASAKGAA, from the coding sequence ATGCCAGCCGACGTGAAAGCCTCCCAGTCCTCCGGCGGAGATGTCCGCCCAGGTGAGCGCGATAAAGCGCTCAACCTCGTGCTCGGTCAGATCGAGCGCAACTTCGGCAAGGGCTCAATCATGCGCCTTGGAGATGCCTCCAGGATGCGGGTTGAAACAATCTCCACCGGTGCTCTCACCCTCGATCTTGCCTTGGGTGGCGGGTATCCCAAGGGGCGTGTGGTCGAGGTCTATGGCCCAGAGAGCTCCGGTAAAACGACGCTCACCCTCCATGCCATCGCTGAGGTGCAGCGCAGGGGCGGTGTTGCGGCCTTCGTCGACGCCGAGCATGCGCTCGATCCGGTGTATGCAGCGTCGCTTGGCGTTGATATCGAAAATCTGCTGGTCTCGCAGCCTGACACTGGCGAGATGGCCCTGGAGATCGTCGACCAGCTTGTGCGTTCTGCTGCCGTCGACATCGTGGTGGTCGACTCGGTTGCGGCGCTCACGCCCCGGGCCGAGATTGAAGGAGAAATGGGTGATCTGGCGGTGGGCAGTCAGGCCCGCTTGATGAGCCAGGCGATGCGCAAGATCACCGGCAACATCGGTAAATCCGGTTGCACCGTGATCTTCCTCAACCAGTTGCGCCTGAAGATTGGCGTGACCTATGGCAACCCTGAAACCACCACCGGTGGTAACGCGCTCAAGTTCTACGCCTCGGTGCGTCTTGATATTCGTCGCATTCAGACGCTCAAGCGAGGAACCGAGGAGTACGGCATCCGGGCCAAGGTCAAAGTGGCCAAAAACAAGGTTGCCCCTCCGTTCCGCATCGCAGAGTTCGACATTCTCTTTGGGCGGGGGATCAGCACGCTCGGCTGTCTGCTCGACCTCGCTGAAGAAACCGGTGTCGTCACCCGTAAAGGTGCCTGGTACAGCTACGAGGGCGACAACATCGGGCAGGGTCGTGACAACACGATCGGCTGGCTGGAGCAGAACCCTGAGGCCAAGGAGGCCATTGAAGTGCTGGTGCGTCAGAAGCTGACGGAAGGATCGGAAGTCACCTCCAATTCCATGCGACCTCTCGCTGCAGCTGCGCGCTCCGCAGCTTCAAAGACTGCCGGCAAGTCAGAAGCGGCTGCGTCAGCGAAGGGTGCCGCCTGA
- a CDS encoding DUF1815 family protein, whose translation MFLRLSEQYRSVVQDLVMSLQALASSLKKEGITATCYVCDDGEGRNGSGASFMAEIGDQHMVRFLVSDFGISWVESRNGRELVKFEGAEAIQELQRIASNLQGSRQESGSPQTLQG comes from the coding sequence GTGTTTCTCCGTCTTTCCGAGCAATACCGATCGGTTGTTCAAGACCTGGTGATGAGCTTGCAGGCTCTGGCATCCAGCCTGAAGAAAGAAGGAATCACAGCAACGTGCTACGTCTGTGACGATGGCGAAGGTCGCAATGGCAGCGGCGCATCCTTCATGGCCGAGATCGGCGACCAACACATGGTGCGATTCCTGGTGTCTGATTTCGGCATCAGCTGGGTTGAATCTCGCAATGGACGCGAGCTGGTGAAATTCGAAGGCGCAGAAGCCATTCAGGAACTACAACGCATCGCCAGCAATCTGCAGGGAAGCCGCCAAGAAAGCGGCTCCCCTCAGACCCTTCAAGGGTGA
- a CDS encoding DUF2839 domain-containing protein — MGEARRRASQGLPPRQRKPDPKEAERFIAWLPLTRAQGAQFVDITTRGAWIGIGALVVLWVVVRFIGPAAGWWTLADMP, encoded by the coding sequence ATGGGTGAAGCCCGCCGTCGTGCCAGCCAGGGACTGCCCCCCCGGCAACGCAAACCAGACCCGAAAGAGGCCGAACGTTTCATCGCCTGGCTACCCCTCACCCGTGCCCAGGGCGCTCAGTTCGTTGACATCACCACACGAGGCGCCTGGATCGGCATTGGCGCACTGGTGGTGCTCTGGGTCGTGGTGCGCTTCATCGGCCCTGCTGCCGGCTGGTGGACCCTGGCGGACATGCCCTGA
- a CDS encoding helicase gives MLEVQAHQQLKHLLRGSAGHWEHELTLSRLVGRSLRRQDRTRIQLSAGSNARWWLALMVPLALQSRHTVLVLDALQQQRLLQVERPRLMESGIRLSCWTGDLPPPGDQLWLVTPQQLVDLHRDGRLRPQDHLVIPAAETLASRLRLAMALQIDSVHWEQLRTAFPAAGEGLLELHERLSRQVASCGTGTDRDIAMPESALTRVRDLLQLLGSTPAPWCHLMALDQSSWASWANWNAKTLQWSWHLQPLEPLASLERMFSTHPWTLLHGDGGCRRHGDSTETSDDALHIDLRDVPRAEPIPLYLPRRQPLPNTEIYSSHLLEQSRRLILGRTGLTVVLLDPPGMRQRLCSELAAEFGSRVTLESTAPEVNGVICCRWSWWLEHQHQLPAPDQLIAAMLPIASLEEPLTAARVESLKRQGKDWFRTLLLPEALAKLIPAIAPLRQSGGRLAMLDGRVRGRSWGEQVLRAMEPWEPLQRLRPE, from the coding sequence ATGCTGGAAGTTCAGGCCCATCAGCAGCTGAAACACCTCCTCCGGGGGAGCGCAGGGCACTGGGAGCACGAGCTCACGCTCAGCCGCCTGGTGGGACGCAGCTTGCGCCGTCAGGATCGAACCCGGATCCAACTGTCCGCGGGCAGCAACGCTCGTTGGTGGCTGGCATTGATGGTGCCGCTGGCCCTACAAAGCCGTCACACGGTGCTAGTGCTGGACGCTCTGCAACAGCAGCGATTGCTCCAGGTGGAGCGCCCTCGACTGATGGAGAGCGGCATCCGACTGAGTTGCTGGACCGGTGATCTGCCCCCGCCTGGGGATCAGCTCTGGCTGGTAACGCCGCAGCAGCTGGTCGACCTGCATCGCGACGGCAGGCTGCGCCCCCAAGACCATCTGGTCATTCCGGCGGCGGAGACCCTGGCGTCGCGACTGCGCCTGGCCATGGCACTGCAAATCGACTCCGTGCACTGGGAGCAACTGCGCACAGCGTTCCCTGCAGCGGGTGAAGGCCTGCTGGAACTACACGAGCGCCTCAGCCGTCAGGTCGCCTCCTGCGGAACAGGGACCGACCGGGACATCGCCATGCCTGAGAGCGCTCTGACGCGGGTGCGGGATCTCCTGCAGTTGCTGGGGTCCACACCTGCACCCTGGTGCCACCTGATGGCACTGGACCAGTCGTCCTGGGCCAGCTGGGCCAACTGGAATGCAAAGACACTGCAGTGGAGCTGGCATCTTCAACCCCTGGAGCCGCTGGCATCTCTCGAGCGGATGTTCAGCACGCATCCCTGGACGCTGCTGCATGGCGACGGGGGCTGTCGCCGCCATGGTGACTCGACTGAAACGTCCGACGACGCCCTGCACATTGACCTACGCGACGTCCCCCGCGCTGAACCAATCCCGCTGTATCTGCCGAGACGTCAGCCACTCCCCAACACGGAGATCTATTCCAGCCATCTGCTGGAACAAAGTCGACGCCTGATCCTGGGACGCACAGGGTTAACTGTTGTGCTGCTCGACCCGCCTGGGATGCGCCAGCGCCTCTGCAGTGAACTGGCGGCGGAGTTCGGCAGCCGAGTCACCCTGGAAAGCACAGCACCGGAAGTGAACGGGGTGATCTGCTGCCGCTGGAGTTGGTGGCTCGAGCATCAGCATCAACTTCCGGCCCCCGATCAACTGATCGCGGCGATGCTCCCGATTGCCAGCCTGGAAGAACCACTGACAGCTGCTCGCGTGGAGTCGCTGAAGCGTCAGGGCAAAGACTGGTTCAGAACCCTGCTTCTCCCGGAAGCCTTGGCCAAACTGATCCCGGCCATTGCCCCACTTCGGCAAAGCGGAGGCCGGCTGGCCATGCTCGATGGACGCGTTCGTGGACGCAGCTGGGGGGAACAAGTCCTGCGCGCCATGGAACCCTGGGAACCGTTGCAGAGATTGCGTCCGGAGTGA
- a CDS encoding prephenate/arogenate dehydrogenase: protein MDDGRVRALGVSRVGVVGLGLIGGSIALDLRALGVPVQGLVHRASTAERATARGLVDAVSCDPACLQGCDVVVLALPLEALLNPPEVLVKALPDAAAVTDVGSVKGAVLDVWRHRHPRFVASHPMAGTAESGVESGCAGLFRGRPWVGTPEAATDADAAQQIQQLAEALGAHWIQADPLIHDQAVALISHLPVMVSAALLRAVGEERDPRVRELAKQLASSGFADTTRVGGGNPALGTAMASRNTGALLKALAAYRWSLEQLEEAILNGHWAQLERELQTTQALRPEFLNGPSASSSASG from the coding sequence ATGGACGACGGGCGGGTTCGAGCACTGGGCGTCAGCCGTGTGGGTGTGGTCGGTCTTGGTTTGATCGGTGGTTCGATCGCCCTTGATCTGCGCGCACTTGGTGTGCCTGTGCAGGGGCTCGTTCATCGCGCCAGCACCGCCGAGAGGGCAACGGCCAGGGGGCTGGTGGATGCCGTCAGTTGTGATCCAGCCTGTCTTCAAGGTTGTGATGTGGTGGTTTTGGCTCTGCCTCTGGAGGCTCTGTTGAACCCTCCTGAGGTGCTGGTTAAGGCGCTGCCGGACGCCGCCGCTGTGACCGATGTGGGGTCTGTGAAAGGGGCGGTACTGGATGTCTGGAGGCATCGGCATCCCCGTTTTGTGGCGTCGCATCCGATGGCTGGAACTGCCGAGTCGGGGGTGGAATCCGGGTGTGCAGGCCTGTTTCGCGGACGTCCTTGGGTTGGAACCCCCGAGGCTGCAACAGACGCGGACGCTGCGCAGCAGATCCAGCAGCTGGCTGAGGCCCTCGGCGCGCATTGGATTCAGGCTGACCCGCTCATTCACGACCAGGCTGTTGCTCTGATTTCGCACCTGCCCGTGATGGTGAGTGCTGCTTTGCTGCGCGCAGTCGGTGAGGAACGGGACCCGCGCGTGCGCGAACTCGCCAAGCAGCTGGCATCCAGCGGTTTTGCCGACACCACCCGGGTTGGCGGCGGCAATCCCGCTCTGGGAACGGCCATGGCTTCACGTAACACCGGCGCCTTGCTCAAGGCGCTCGCCGCCTACCGCTGGAGTCTTGAACAGCTGGAGGAGGCGATCCTCAACGGTCACTGGGCCCAGTTGGAGCGGGAACTCCAGACCACGCAAGCCTTGCGACCGGAGTTCCTCAACGGTCCGTCGGCCTCCTCTAGCGCTTCAGGCTGA